The sequence below is a genomic window from Streptomyces sp. NBC_00582.
GACATCGACACCTTGCCGACCAGCAACTCCCGAAACGACGTCACCAAGTTGGCGGCGAATGCCCAGGCCTTCGAGTCCATTGGCGCCGATGCCATCATCATGGCACCGCAGGACACCGGTGCCATCGCCTCCACTCTCGACCAACTGGCGAGCAAGCACATCCCGGTGGTGAGTGTGGACACTCGGCCCGACAGGGGCAAGGTCTACATGGTGGTGCGGGCTGACAACAGGGCCTACGGCACCAAGGCCTGCGAGTTCCTCGGCAAGCAACTCGGCGGCAAGGGCAAGGTTGCCGAACTCCAGGGTGCGCTGGATTCCATCAACGGGCGTGACCGCTCGGAGGCGTTCGCCGCCTGCATGAAGAGGAACTTCCCCGACATCACCGTCTACCCCCTGCCCACCGACTGGGACGGCTCGGTCGCCTTCAACAAACTGCAGACCCTGCTGGCTCAGCACCCGGACATCAAGGGCATCTACATGCAGGCGGGCGGTGTCTTTCTGCAGCCAACCCTGTCCCTGCTCGAGCAGAAGGGCCTGCTCAAGCCTGCGGGCACCGCGGGGCACGTCGTGATTGTCTCGAACGACGGCATCCCGCAGGAGTTTGCCGCGATCCGCAGGGGTGACATCGACGCCACCGTCTCACAACCCGCTGATCTCTACGCCAAGTACGCTCTCTACTACGCCAAAGCGGCGGCGTCGGGCAGGACGTTCAAGGCCGGGCCCACGAAGCACGGTTCCACCATCGTCCAGCTGCCCAACGGGCTGGAGGATCAGCTGCCCGCGCCACTGGTGACCAAGGCGAACGTGGATGACAGCTCCCTGTGGGGCAACAACATCCCCCAATGATCCGCGGCCCGCGCTCCGACTCCCACGAGCGTGCAGCCGATACATCCAACGCTCACGGAACTTGCGCCAGACCCCAGATCAAACCGTTGATGCCACAGGTTGGGAGCCAGCGCGGCGACGACCGCACCCGTAGCAACCGCTTCAGCGCTGAACACTTCGCGAAGAACCCGCTGCAGACGGTCGCGAGCTGGCAGGTCGGCAACGACGAAAGGCGGATCAGCGGGCCGGCTCAGACGTGCCTCGCGCCTGGTCGCGGCCGGCGACCACCAGGTATCCATCGCTCTCGGGGTCGAAGGTGGTGGACTGCACCGTGAGCCCGACACTCCGCAACTGCGTTACGAGGTCCTCGTACCGGTAGGGCCAGATGGACAACCGCTCCGAGCAGGCTCGCACTGCCCCATCCGGCTCGATCTGGGCGACCACGATCTCGAGGAAGTGTTCCTGCTCCCAGCGCTGCTCGATCTGCCAGTAGTAGCTGACGACCGCATCGCGGTCGTTGCGGCGGATGAGTCGATCGCGGACGTCTACCCGTGAGCCGGCGGAGCGCACGAGCTCCCAGTTGCGTGACGTGAGCACGAGGCGTCCGCCCGGATTCAGCAGCCGCGACATCGCTTCCAGGGCGGTCAGGCGCCCGGCTGCGCCCTCAGCGTGCCCGAGCGAGTTGCCGACGCAGAACACCAGGTCGAACGTGGAGTCCTCCAGGTGGTCGGGCAGTTCGTCCCAGCTCGCGCGGAGGGCTCGAAGCGAGACACCCTGCTCGTCGGCGGCTTTCTCGGTCCGGCGAACCATCCCATTGCTGGCGTCTGCGGCGACCACGTCAAGGCCAAGACTCGCGAGACCGACGGCGAGCTGGCCGGTTCCACACGCGCAGTCGAGGACGCGCGCGTTGGGCGGCAGAGAGCCCACGACATCGCTGTAGTAAACCGCGGCTGCCTGGGCGGGGGTCAACCTGTCGTCCCCGATCAGCCACTCGTATACGTCGGAAAGCGCCCCATAACCAGCCACCGCGATACCTCCATCACTCGACGACACGCGGGCTGGACCGCGCCTGCGATTCGGGCCTTGCGCCTCGCACTGTGCCGGGCCGCGTCAGCGAAGCATCGAGCAGGACCCAACCACTTCCGGCCGCTGAGACTCCACCGGATTTCGTGGGAAACCGTGAGGTTCCCCCGAGATGCGGGGAAAGGTGACAGCAGGTCAGATGGGTCTCATGAGAGGAGCCCAGACGATGCCTGCCCCGGGGGCCCACGGCCAGCGGATCTTCGACTGGGCACGCGTCGAAGTGAGGCCCTGGCACCGCGAGGACCGCCGGCACTGGGTCCTCGCCCGCCGCAGTGTCAGCAGGCCCGATCAGATCTCCTACTGCCCCGCCGGCACGACGCTGGACGAGCTGATCCGCATTGCCGGCAGCCGATGGGCCGTGGAGGAATGCTTCCAGACCGCCAAGCAGAATGCGGCCTCGACAACTACCAGGTCCGCCGCTACCCCGGCTGGCACCGCCACATGACCCTGGCCATCGCCGCCCACGCCTGTCTGACGGTCCTGCGGGCACGGCAGCTGGACACGGAAAAGCAGAAACGGATCCTCCCAGCTCATCCACCTCAGCCTCGCCGAAATCCGACGCCTGATCCACCGCCTCACCAACCGCCGCCCCACCCCGGTCGACCACATCCTGCACTGGTCACACTGGCGTCGCCGACGCCAGCACCAGGTGCGCATCAGCCACTACAAACGACGCGGACACAGTCCCTGAATTCCGCTTCGACCTGCACCCTTGTCCCTGGGTTCTCCGGTGACCCGCACGAAGACCGCCGACGAGGGAGTGTAAATCTAACGGCGGATCCGACGATCATGGGAGAGACGTCAAGTGACTGACACCGCCGTGGAGTTGGAGACCGTGGAGCCTGTCGAGAGTGCCCGGTTGGGGCAGCCTGAGCCCGTGTCGGATGAGCAGTTGGTCGCGATGCTGGTGGAGCGGGCCCGGTCGGAGGGACTGCAGTTGACCGGGCAGGGTGGGCTGCTGCAGCAGCTGACCAAGCGGGTCCTGGAATCGGCCCTGGAAGGTGAGATCACCGATCACCTCGGCTATGAGAAGCACGATGCCGGCGGCCGGGGCAGCGGCAACTCCCGCAACGGGAGCCGGGCCAAGACGGTGCTGACCGACGTCGGCCCGGTCGAGGTCAAAGTCCCGCGTGACACCTCGGGCACGTTCGAGCCGCAGATCGTCAAGAAGCGGCAGCGGCGGCTGACGGGAGTGGACGAGATGGTCCTGTCGCTCTCGGCGAAGGGCCTCACCCATGGGGAGATCGCCGCTCACCTGGCCGAGGTCTACGGGGCGGAGGTCTCCAAGCAGACCATCTCCACCATCACCGACAAGGTCATGGACGGCATGGCGGAATGGCAGAGCCGTCCTCTCGACCGCGTTTACCCCGTTTTGTTCGTCGATGCCATCAACGTCAAGATCAGGGACGGGAAGGTCGCGAACCGTCCCATCTACGTGGTGATGGCGGTGACCGTGGACGGCACCCGCGACATCCTCGGCATCTGGGCCGGCGACGGCGGCGAGGGCGCCAAGTACTGGCTGCACGTGTTCACCGAGCTGAAGAACCGCGGCCTGGACGACGTGCTCATGCTGGTCTGCGACGGGCTCAAGGGCCTTCCCGATGCGGTGGAGGCCGTCTGGCCTCGCACGATTGTCCAGACGTGCGTCGTTCACCTGCTGCGCAATTCGTTCCGTTACGCCGCCCGCCAGGACTGGGACAAGGTCGCAGGGGCCCTCAAACCCGTCTACACCGCACCCAGCGAGGACGCCGCGACGGAGCGGTTCCTGGAGTTCCAGGAAGCGTGGGGCCGGAAGTATCCGGCGATCGTGAAGCTGTGGTCGGACGCCTGGGCCGAGTTCGTGCCCTTCCTCTCCTTCGACGTCGAGATCCGCAAGGTCATCTGCAGCACGAACGCGATCGAAAGCGTCAACGCCCGCATCCGCAGGTCCGTCCGTGCCCGCGGCCACTTCCCCAACGAGGCCGCCGCCCTCAAGTGCATCTACATGGCCCTGATGAGCCTGGACCCCACGGGCAAGGGCCGCAAGCGGTGGACCATGCGCTGGAAAGCACCCCTGAATGCGTTCCAGATCGCCTTCGAGGGTCGCCTGACCCCGAGCAACAACTGATCACTCAACAACCAAGATCAGCCGTTAAATTGACACACCCGCCGACGATTCCGCCGTCGGCGGCGACCGGCAACGGCAGAAGCCGTCGTGCGTCTACCGTGAGTGACGGCGGGCCGTGATCGAGTCCTGAGGTTGTGCGCAGTTTCGTGCTGGTCAGGGCGCCTGCTCCTACGGCGGAAGCACGGTGACGTGTGCACACCGAGCCTGCTCTTTTCAGGGCTTCGGGTCGGTGGTGTGGGTGTGTCGGTGGTGGGCGTAGTCGCCGGTGTGCTCTTCGGCCCAGTCCTGCAGGTGTTGCAGTGCGGCGGTGGCGCCGCGGGCGAGGTCGGTCAGGGCGTACTGCACCGTCGGTGGGCGGCCGGTGTGCACGGTACGGGTGATCAGTCCACCGGCTTCGAGGTCGCGCAGGGTCTGCGCGAGCATCTTGTCGCTGACACCGCCGGCCCGCCGGCGCAGCTCGGACCAGCGTTGCGGGCCCGCCACGAGATCCACCAGGACCAGGGCGGCCCACCGGGCGGTGACCAGGTCGAACAGCTGCCTGCCGGGGCAGGCGGGATCACGGACGTTGCCTCGCGTGCTTTCCTGCACGTGCTCACCTCACCTAAAGGTATGTACTTCCCAGCAGAAAGTAACTCGGTCAGAGTGAGGGAGCCAACCGCTGATCGTCAAGGAGTACCTGTGGTAATCGACGATGCCGTGACCCGCGCCGCGAACACCGTGACGGTGCTCGGCGGCCCTACCGCGCTGATCCACCTGGCCGGCTGGACGCTGCTGACCGACCCGACCTTCGACGCCGCCGGCACCGAATACCAGGACGGCCCGGTCCTGGTACGCAAGACCGCCGACCCGGCGCTGAAGCCCGCACAACTGCCCGCTCTCGACGCCGCCCTGGTCAGCCACACCGGGCATCAGGACAACCTCGACGCCACCGGGCGTACGGTGGCCTCCGGTGCCTCGGAGGTGTTCACCACCGTCGCCGGCGCCGCCGATCTAGGGGGCGCAGCCGTCGGCCTGGAGCCCTGGCAGACCCGGACCCTGTCGACGCCGGGCCGCACGCCGCTGAACATCACCGCGGTCCCCGCCCGTCACGGGCCGGTGGGCACCGAGGCCATCACCGGTCCGGTCACCGGCTTCCTCCTGCACACCGACGACGGCTCGGCACCGAGCGTGTACGTCTCCGGTGACACCGTCGACCTGGACGCGATGAGCGCCCTGGCCGACCGGTACCGCATCGACGTGGCGCTGCTGCACCTGGGCGCGGCCGGCTTCGAGGAGCTCGGTGACATACGACTGTCGCTGACCGCGGTCCAGGCCGTCGAGGCCCGCCGCCTGCTCGGCGATCCCCTCGTGGTGGCTGTGCACGCCGAGGGCTGGGCGCACTACACCGAAGACCGCAGCCACGTCCAGCAGACCTTCGACGCCGCCGGCGTCCCGCTGCACTGGCCCACCCCCGGCGAGCCCGTCACCCTGCCGGACCCGCACACCCGCTGACACCTCACCCAGTGCCGGTGGCGCACCGGCCCGCTCCTTCCACGCCGCCGCAGACGCAGGAGCGGCTGCGGTCACCGCACTGCATGAGGGCCTCGCCATCGTGCCGGACGAGATCATCAGCGCGCATGACAGCGCCCAGCAGCTTCTGGGGCTGACGCCGCCCGTCACCGGTCAATGGCTCACGCAGATCGGCCTGTAGCGGACCCGCCCGTCCGCAACGAAGAAACGAAATGGAAAGAACATGACACCGGAAGCCGTGCACGAGCGCTTCGCCCAGTACCTCAAAGACCAGGACCTCGACGGACTGGGTTCCCTGTTCGCCGAAGACGCCATGTTCGTACCGGGACCGGGACAGCAGCCGGTCTACGGCAGGGAAAGCATCAAGGAAGCGCTCAAGGTCTACCTCGCCTTGCCCAGCACCATGGAGGTGGTGGCCACGTCGGTCCATCAGAACGGCGACCTGGCGATGGTCCAGCCGTCCTGGCGGATCACGAGCGAGGGCGGCATCGTGGAAGGAAAGGCGGTCGAGGTGATGAGGAGGACGAGCGAGGGGGACTGGGTCTACATCATCGACAACCCCTACGGCGTCTGATTCTCGTCATCCCGGCATCACCGTCGGGCGACGGAACCTCGTCACGGCAGCGGCGGCCGTATCCACGTTCTCGATGCGGCCGCCGCTTGCTTTCCGGCGTCGGTGACTCGGTCATGATCCGGTGTGGTCCGGGCGCGGTTGGCCGGTGAGGGTGAGCAGGTCTTCGACGTGGCGTTGTGCGGTGAAGGCTCCACTGCGGGCGGCGAACAGGTCGGTGCCAGCGAAGTCCACGCGGGCACCGGCTGTCACGGCACCGAGGAAAGCGGTGCCGGCGAACCGCCGGTACAGCAGTGCCTCGTCGGTGCCGACCGGGGTCCGGAGTCAGGCCGGTAAGCGCGGTGCGGACGCGGTCCGCCGTCGCCGCCGCGAACCTCGACGCAGTGGGCCGTTGGCACTGGACAACGGACAACAACAAACCCTGTCCATAACTTGGTTTCGTACGCCCACGACGGGCCTGTCGGCAGCTGTGTCACGGGCCGCGCGAGGGCGACGTCCACGGGCCACTCCACACCATCAGCCTGCGCCTTCGGGACACCGGCCGCCTGCTGGCGTACTCCCGCACGGCCGACAGGCGGCCCGGGCGGCACAGCTTCTGCGTACAGCCGTCCCGCCGCACGGCGCGAGCCCGGCCGCGCTATGCGACCGGGCTCTGAAGTGGTCTTGGGTGTTCTCGACTTTCTGCTGAGCGAACCGCCCGGCTGTCATCACCCACATGGGTGGTGCCTGCTCACACCGCGGCGGCCTCCATCTCCTGCTGCCTGGCGAAGCTCTTGCGGTAGGGCCAGCGTTGTCGGTCAGGACCCGCTCGACGCGGTCGATGCCCGTGGTCTGGAAGAAGGCCGCGGCCCGGCGCAGGAAGTCTGCGCAGGTGGCGGCCTTCTCGTCGCCGTGGATCTCGCTGTGGGCGAGGCGGGAGTGGTCGTCGACGGCGGAGTGGACGTAGTCGAAGCTCGTCCCGCTGCGGGTGGCCCGGCCTGCTTGGCGGCCCAGCACCTTGTGGCCGCCGCCGTCGGGAATCCGGCCCACCTGACCCAGCCGCCCGCCGGCCTCACTGCTGACCTGGCCCGGCCGGTGGAGGGTCAGTGACCGGCGCCAGCCTTGACCGCTTTCGTGGCGAAGTAGCCGGAGAGCCAGCCGGCGGTGGCCTCCGAGTGGTGCGGCGCCTCGGCGAAGCCGGTGATGGCGAAGCCCGCCGCGATCTGCCCGCCGAGCTGCTCGGTGAGCGTGTGGCTGTACTCCACCGGCGCGTCGAGGCCCCACAGCCGTTCCCGCTCGGCGGGCTCCAGGTGGGTGAGGTCGCTGTAGGGCAGGCGGTGGCGCACCACCAGCTCGCCGCGCGCCTCCAAGGACTCGGCGTCGAAGAGGTAGACGTCCGGGTTGAGGAAGCCGGACAGCAGCGTCCCGCCGGGGCGCAGCACGCGGTGGCACTCGCGCCAGACCGGCGCCAGCTCCGGGATGAACACGTTGGAGACCGGGTGGACGACAAGGTCGAACGAGGCGTCCGGGAACGGGCTCAGGTCGCGCGCGTCGCCGAGCACGGTGCGTAGGTCGAGCCCCTCCCGCGCCGCGACCATCTCGTCCTGCGCAAGCTGGCGGGGCGAGTTATCGAAGACGGTGACCCGCGCGCCCGCCGCGGCCAGCACCGGACCCTGCTGCCCGCCGCCGGAGGCGAGGCAGAGCACGTCGCGACCGGCGATCTCCGGCGGGAACCAGGTCGGGTCGACCGGCTCGTACCCGATCAGGACGATGGACCACTGGCCGGCCCGTGCCTTCGCGATCACCTCGGGGCCGACCGGGCGTGACCACTCGTTGCCCTCCTCCACCTCGCGGTCCCAGGCGAGGCGGTTGTGCGCGACGGGGTCGAGGGGAGTCTGGCTCATACGCCGTACCCTAGTTGCGTGTCGTCGGCGGTGGGAGCGACCGTATCCATCGGGGCCTTCCGCTCGTCGCGGTGACCGGGTTCGCTGTCGCGTAGCCCGTAGTCGCCAGCCCGGGTGGTGAAGAGGTGCATGTGGTAGTTCTCCCAGCCCATCGCGGTCTGGATCGCCAGGTGCAGACGGGCGAGTTCGAGGTCGGCCGGGACCTGCAGCCGTCGCCAGGTCGGCGGGTGGATGTCGGCCAGGGTGACCTTGGTCTGCAGGACGGAGCCAGCGGACATGGCACTCTTCCTTCGCGGCGGCGGGCTCGTCCCCGGTCTGGCGGGGTCGACCGGGCGTGAACCGTTCCAGCTAGTACAAGTGGCGGGACGGGGCCGACGCGCGGCCCGCTCGGCAGGCCGCCGACCGGGCCCTGGCCGAACGGATCCGTGCCGTCCACGCCGACTCCGACGGCGCCTACGGCTCTCCGCGGATCACCGCAGAGCTCCGCGCCGACGGCCGGAAGATCAACGAGAAACGGGTGGCCCGCGTGATGCGCAAGTTCTCCATCCAGGGCATACGCCTGCGCAA
It includes:
- a CDS encoding sugar ABC transporter substrate-binding protein, whose amino-acid sequence is MKSHHLRVVAVVAGAVLLAGAATACNRGSDTADKPTIGIDLPRADSDFWNSYSRYMRREASALDIDTLPTSNSRNDVTKLAANAQAFESIGADAIIMAPQDTGAIASTLDQLASKHIPVVSVDTRPDRGKVYMVVRADNRAYGTKACEFLGKQLGGKGKVAELQGALDSINGRDRSEAFAACMKRNFPDITVYPLPTDWDGSVAFNKLQTLLAQHPDIKGIYMQAGGVFLQPTLSLLEQKGLLKPAGTAGHVVIVSNDGIPQEFAAIRRGDIDATVSQPADLYAKYALYYAKAAASGRTFKAGPTKHGSTIVQLPNGLEDQLPAPLVTKANVDDSSLWGNNIPQ
- a CDS encoding class I SAM-dependent methyltransferase, whose amino-acid sequence is MAGYGALSDVYEWLIGDDRLTPAQAAAVYYSDVVGSLPPNARVLDCACGTGQLAVGLASLGLDVVAADASNGMVRRTEKAADEQGVSLRALRASWDELPDHLEDSTFDLVFCVGNSLGHAEGAAGRLTALEAMSRLLNPGGRLVLTSRNWELVRSAGSRVDVRDRLIRRNDRDAVVSYYWQIEQRWEQEHFLEIVVAQIEPDGAVRACSERLSIWPYRYEDLVTQLRSVGLTVQSTTFDPESDGYLVVAGRDQARGTSEPAR
- a CDS encoding IS256 family transposase; the encoded protein is MLVERARSEGLQLTGQGGLLQQLTKRVLESALEGEITDHLGYEKHDAGGRGSGNSRNGSRAKTVLTDVGPVEVKVPRDTSGTFEPQIVKKRQRRLTGVDEMVLSLSAKGLTHGEIAAHLAEVYGAEVSKQTISTITDKVMDGMAEWQSRPLDRVYPVLFVDAINVKIRDGKVANRPIYVVMAVTVDGTRDILGIWAGDGGEGAKYWLHVFTELKNRGLDDVLMLVCDGLKGLPDAVEAVWPRTIVQTCVVHLLRNSFRYAARQDWDKVAGALKPVYTAPSEDAATERFLEFQEAWGRKYPAIVKLWSDAWAEFVPFLSFDVEIRKVICSTNAIESVNARIRRSVRARGHFPNEAAALKCIYMALMSLDPTGKGRKRWTMRWKAPLNAFQIAFEGRLTPSNN
- a CDS encoding winged helix-turn-helix transcriptional regulator, which codes for MQESTRGNVRDPACPGRQLFDLVTARWAALVLVDLVAGPQRWSELRRRAGGVSDKMLAQTLRDLEAGGLITRTVHTGRPPTVQYALTDLARGATAALQHLQDWAEEHTGDYAHHRHTHTTDPKP
- a CDS encoding MBL fold metallo-hydrolase codes for the protein MVIDDAVTRAANTVTVLGGPTALIHLAGWTLLTDPTFDAAGTEYQDGPVLVRKTADPALKPAQLPALDAALVSHTGHQDNLDATGRTVASGASEVFTTVAGAADLGGAAVGLEPWQTRTLSTPGRTPLNITAVPARHGPVGTEAITGPVTGFLLHTDDGSAPSVYVSGDTVDLDAMSALADRYRIDVALLHLGAAGFEELGDIRLSLTAVQAVEARRLLGDPLVVAVHAEGWAHYTEDRSHVQQTFDAAGVPLHWPTPGEPVTLPDPHTR
- a CDS encoding YybH family protein, translated to MTPEAVHERFAQYLKDQDLDGLGSLFAEDAMFVPGPGQQPVYGRESIKEALKVYLALPSTMEVVATSVHQNGDLAMVQPSWRITSEGGIVEGKAVEVMRRTSEGDWVYIIDNPYGV
- a CDS encoding class I SAM-dependent methyltransferase, which translates into the protein MSQTPLDPVAHNRLAWDREVEEGNEWSRPVGPEVIAKARAGQWSIVLIGYEPVDPTWFPPEIAGRDVLCLASGGGQQGPVLAAAGARVTVFDNSPRQLAQDEMVAAREGLDLRTVLGDARDLSPFPDASFDLVVHPVSNVFIPELAPVWRECHRVLRPGGTLLSGFLNPDVYLFDAESLEARGELVVRHRLPYSDLTHLEPAERERLWGLDAPVEYSHTLTEQLGGQIAAGFAITGFAEAPHHSEATAGWLSGYFATKAVKAGAGH
- a CDS encoding plasmid pRiA4b ORF-3 family protein, with product MSAGSVLQTKVTLADIHPPTWRRLQVPADLELARLHLAIQTAMGWENYHMHLFTTRAGDYGLRDSEPGHRDERKAPMDTVAPTADDTQLGYGV